In Bdellovibrio svalbardensis, a single genomic region encodes these proteins:
- a CDS encoding rhodanese-like domain-containing protein — protein MKNLFLVLLLAFTGFHSWAEAKEVLLDVRTPEEYSEGHIPQAINIDVKNQNFKTEVAKLDREDSYKVYCRSGKRSQQAVGIMKDLGFKHLENLGGLEEAKKALKVETLTK, from the coding sequence ATGAAAAATCTCTTTCTCGTTCTCCTTTTGGCTTTTACCGGTTTTCATTCTTGGGCAGAGGCAAAAGAAGTCCTTCTTGATGTTAGAACACCCGAAGAGTATTCCGAAGGGCACATTCCCCAGGCCATTAACATCGACGTTAAAAATCAAAATTTTAAAACAGAAGTCGCTAAGTTGGACCGTGAGGACAGCTACAAGGTTTATTGTCGCTCTGGCAAGCGCTCCCAACAGGCCGTTGGCATCATGAAGGATCTCGGGTTTAAGCATTTGGAAAACCTGGGTGGGCTGGAAGAAGCCAAGAAAGCATTAAAAGTTGAGACTTTGACGAAGTAG
- a CDS encoding lipocalin family protein, whose translation MFLRTQHFRLVVLGILSTVLLGACSTMESTTENKEPLHTVTHVDIPKFMGDWYVIANIPTFVEEGATNAIESYSWNEKEQRIDVDFRYNKLTPEGELKKYPQKAWIYDKKTNAEWRVQPWWPLKFAYLVIDLAPDYSYTVIGVPSRKYVWIMARNSTLDKAVYQQILARLENLGYDISKIQKVPQVWFKK comes from the coding sequence ATGTTTTTAAGAACACAGCATTTTAGACTAGTGGTTTTAGGAATTCTCAGCACCGTGCTTTTGGGAGCTTGCTCGACTATGGAGTCCACAACGGAAAATAAGGAACCTCTTCACACCGTCACCCACGTTGATATTCCAAAGTTCATGGGAGACTGGTATGTCATCGCCAATATTCCAACCTTTGTCGAAGAAGGTGCAACAAATGCCATCGAAAGTTATAGCTGGAATGAGAAAGAGCAACGAATCGATGTTGATTTCCGCTACAACAAACTCACCCCTGAGGGGGAGTTGAAGAAATATCCACAAAAAGCCTGGATCTACGATAAAAAAACCAATGCCGAATGGCGAGTGCAACCATGGTGGCCCTTGAAGTTTGCCTATCTGGTGATCGATCTGGCCCCCGATTACTCTTACACGGTGATTGGTGTGCCAAGCAGAAAGTATGTGTGGATCATGGCTAGGAACTCCACCCTGGATAAAGCCGTGTATCAGCAGATTTTGGCGCGATTAGAGAATCTGGGGTACGACATCTCTAAGATTCAAAAAGTTCCGCAAGTGTGGTTCAAAAAATAA
- a CDS encoding helix-turn-helix transcriptional regulator → MIEESLSKNERRYLAAILVLIFVFVGADLITDSQQGVSWPHLSTELTVALIAGFGFFLLMKDSFRKSHELVQSGERILQKEKEAELWKAESQKYIQGLSDSIDAQLVRWSLTPSEKEVALLILKGLSSKEIAEIRQTSEKTVRAQSVSIYSKSGLAGKSELAAFFLEDLF, encoded by the coding sequence ATGATTGAAGAGTCTCTGTCCAAAAATGAACGCCGCTATTTGGCGGCGATATTGGTTTTGATCTTCGTATTTGTTGGGGCCGACCTTATCACGGATTCGCAGCAGGGGGTTAGTTGGCCCCATTTATCGACCGAACTGACAGTGGCTTTGATTGCAGGTTTTGGATTCTTTCTTTTGATGAAAGACTCTTTCCGCAAATCTCATGAACTGGTGCAATCAGGTGAGCGTATTTTGCAGAAAGAAAAAGAAGCAGAGTTGTGGAAGGCTGAATCCCAGAAATACATTCAAGGTCTTAGTGATTCTATTGACGCACAGTTAGTGCGTTGGTCGCTCACGCCTTCTGAAAAAGAAGTGGCGCTGTTAATATTGAAAGGCTTGAGCTCTAAGGAAATTGCAGAGATACGTCAAACTTCTGAAAAAACAGTTCGTGCTCAATCTGTTTCGATCTATTCAAAATCAGGATTGGCCGGCAAGTCTGAATTGGCGGCATTCTTTCTGGAAGATTTATTTTAA
- a CDS encoding VIT1/CCC1 transporter family protein: protein MAKIIIPPEMHRSQHTGWLRAAVLGANDGIVSTASLIVGVAAANSSHQNILITGIAGLVAGAMSMAAGEYVSVSSQADTEQADLSREKEELANNVEFERDELAQIYVQRGVTPELAKQVALQLMEHDALATHAREELGITEALTARPIQAALASAGAFSVGAALPLVMVLIATPSHLIIWVSAASLIFLILLGILAAKVGGANIWKGALRVGFWGAFAMALTAGIGSIFGTSV from the coding sequence ATGGCTAAAATCATTATTCCGCCGGAAATGCATCGCTCACAACATACAGGCTGGCTCAGAGCCGCTGTCTTGGGGGCCAATGATGGAATCGTATCAACGGCCAGCCTCATCGTGGGGGTCGCTGCCGCAAACTCATCCCATCAAAACATTCTCATCACGGGCATCGCGGGATTGGTCGCGGGAGCCATGTCGATGGCGGCGGGAGAATATGTTTCCGTAAGCTCTCAAGCCGACACTGAACAAGCCGATCTCTCTCGAGAGAAGGAGGAGCTTGCCAATAACGTTGAATTCGAACGTGACGAGCTTGCACAGATTTATGTGCAGCGAGGTGTAACTCCAGAACTTGCCAAACAAGTGGCCCTCCAGTTGATGGAACACGATGCACTGGCCACTCATGCACGCGAAGAGCTTGGGATCACTGAAGCTCTGACCGCACGTCCTATTCAAGCAGCATTGGCTTCTGCGGGAGCTTTTTCGGTTGGCGCAGCTCTTCCGTTGGTCATGGTGCTGATCGCCACTCCGTCGCACCTCATTATTTGGGTGTCTGCAGCCTCTTTGATTTTTTTGATTCTTTTAGGAATTTTAGCTGCGAAGGTTGGTGGCGCCAACATATGGAAAGGCGCACTTCGCGTCGGCTTCTGGGGAGCATTTGCGATGGCCTTGACTGCCGGAATAGGATCGATTTTCGGCACGTCGGTTTAA
- a CDS encoding sialidase family protein, translating into MDAKLIDINFSSKIGAVSPNLTISKSAFYSGESAPLSSLFNASTTAGIVFSSPDGYYDSNTDSLIFPKNLNSKTVQLIATNSDGGTQQIPIKINGVDESFVIETPQTYGDQNYPTSGTKLADGKMFIGTIVIDSAGAWEWSVINCSTDNGLNWSVVDNYQPYNHGEAHILAMASQGSNVYYCGYQWDYDNGSDNRWYIRRSANAGTTWQTADLDSSASTDSACQSITVSPTTGYVYAAGSDHFGAGGIARWVLKESQDQGQTWSIIYSQDVNNYSSKILHIRVAPDNSIWLIGANASNNAVLYKGTYAGSWIFNSMGVNFGTATASNYQTFGELSIVDSNTAFLNSRFGATWNIKRTTDGGVSWTQVYNAGASTQAGEFEVLNNGDMLAMGTYIPAGFGPRDAKLARSTDGGTTWSATTLKTEEYANGCLLFQDNANGVHAINAAQNYATHFFSSNSGASWTEKDFLVYTEKFYNEISKLLILPSGNFLTVGYAGNYSRTVQKSPWFAGISSDQGQTWTYPDLYVDPSNNLTSYDAAYDQLGNIYSYGVGYTDHSSRVRKSTDNGQTWSNVEVYIHPTYPNDPITWQSQGRFVVDKNNVPYYGAFYYNTGVSKGYVEIRKGTVGGGSWSTVKTFPLNAAYKAFYMVDLKVSSDNTLWLSGKETNASNQAERVLYKSTDGGVNWTEVRRESNTTDNSYEQISFDSSGAIYLRQVTQIQKSIDGGTTWTTIMNTGTPKDMLVTSNDKIFVLMNDNKLMKLQADSSWLLINDQTEQPNPTGRNYIYQDYVESIGLIELSPTTLGLQTRFTESKVGTVELIKTIPISN; encoded by the coding sequence ATGGACGCAAAACTCATTGATATTAATTTTAGTTCCAAGATCGGCGCTGTCTCTCCAAACCTGACAATTTCAAAATCAGCTTTCTACTCAGGAGAATCAGCTCCTTTAAGTTCGTTGTTTAACGCCAGCACCACTGCAGGAATAGTATTCTCCAGCCCCGACGGCTACTACGATTCAAATACCGACTCTTTGATCTTTCCGAAAAATCTAAACAGCAAAACGGTCCAACTCATCGCAACTAATTCCGACGGTGGCACGCAACAGATTCCGATCAAGATTAATGGAGTTGATGAGTCTTTTGTCATTGAGACCCCACAGACTTATGGGGATCAAAATTATCCCACATCGGGTACAAAGTTAGCCGATGGAAAGATGTTTATTGGAACTATCGTCATCGACTCTGCGGGTGCTTGGGAGTGGTCTGTCATCAACTGCAGCACTGACAATGGGCTCAATTGGTCGGTTGTGGATAATTACCAGCCTTATAACCATGGCGAAGCGCATATCCTGGCCATGGCCAGCCAAGGCAGCAATGTCTACTACTGCGGCTATCAATGGGACTACGATAATGGTTCAGACAATCGCTGGTATATCCGAAGATCTGCAAATGCGGGTACGACTTGGCAAACTGCTGATTTGGATTCATCCGCCAGTACGGACAGCGCATGCCAATCCATCACGGTTTCACCGACAACTGGATATGTGTATGCGGCTGGCTCTGATCATTTCGGCGCCGGTGGCATCGCTCGTTGGGTTCTGAAAGAAAGCCAAGATCAGGGCCAAACCTGGTCGATAATCTATTCTCAAGATGTAAATAACTACAGCAGTAAAATCCTTCACATCAGGGTGGCGCCCGACAATTCAATCTGGTTGATCGGCGCCAATGCATCTAATAATGCCGTCCTTTATAAAGGCACTTACGCGGGATCTTGGATTTTCAATAGTATGGGTGTCAACTTCGGCACTGCAACCGCCAGCAACTATCAGACATTTGGTGAGCTGAGTATCGTCGATAGCAACACGGCCTTTCTGAATTCAAGATTTGGCGCTACCTGGAATATCAAAAGAACTACAGACGGTGGAGTCAGTTGGACTCAAGTTTACAACGCCGGAGCCAGCACTCAGGCCGGCGAATTTGAAGTCCTCAACAACGGCGACATGCTAGCGATGGGAACTTATATCCCAGCAGGCTTTGGACCTAGAGATGCTAAACTTGCCCGCAGCACCGATGGTGGCACCACTTGGTCTGCGACCACCCTCAAAACTGAAGAATATGCGAATGGTTGTCTTTTATTCCAAGATAATGCCAACGGTGTGCATGCAATTAATGCCGCTCAAAACTATGCAACTCATTTCTTCTCAAGCAACAGCGGCGCCTCTTGGACAGAAAAGGATTTCCTTGTCTACACCGAAAAATTCTACAATGAAATAAGCAAGCTTCTAATTCTGCCATCCGGAAACTTTCTCACCGTGGGTTATGCGGGCAACTACAGTCGTACCGTTCAAAAATCTCCGTGGTTTGCTGGCATCAGCTCAGATCAAGGACAGACTTGGACATATCCAGATCTCTATGTAGATCCGAGCAATAATTTAACCTCTTACGATGCCGCCTATGATCAGCTGGGAAATATCTATTCCTATGGTGTTGGATATACAGATCATTCGTCACGAGTACGCAAAAGTACCGACAACGGGCAAACTTGGTCTAACGTGGAAGTCTACATTCACCCTACCTACCCGAACGACCCCATCACATGGCAAAGCCAAGGTCGCTTCGTCGTGGATAAGAACAATGTTCCCTACTACGGAGCTTTCTATTACAACACCGGAGTCAGTAAGGGCTACGTTGAGATTCGCAAAGGCACTGTTGGTGGTGGCAGTTGGAGCACCGTCAAAACATTCCCGCTGAATGCGGCTTACAAGGCCTTTTATATGGTTGATCTCAAGGTCAGCAGTGACAACACGCTTTGGCTTTCCGGAAAAGAAACAAACGCCTCCAATCAAGCCGAGCGCGTGCTTTATAAATCCACTGATGGCGGTGTGAATTGGACAGAGGTTCGACGTGAATCCAATACGACTGATAATTCTTATGAACAAATTTCTTTTGATTCGAGTGGAGCTATTTATTTAAGACAAGTTACGCAAATTCAAAAAAGTATAGACGGTGGAACAACTTGGACCACAATCATGAATACGGGCACTCCAAAAGACATGCTGGTTACCAGCAACGACAAGATCTTTGTTCTTATGAACGACAATAAGCTTATGAAACTGCAGGCAGATTCAAGCTGGTTATTAATTAACGACCAGACAGAACAACCAAACCCTACGGGACGAAATTATATTTACCAAGACTATGTCGAATCTATCGGTTTGATTGAGCTCTCTCCGACCACCCTAGGCCTGCAGACGAGATTTACAGAGTCAAAAGTGGGAACTGTTGAGTTAATCAAAACCATTCCTATTTCCAACTGA
- a CDS encoding MFS transporter — MLEKKEISENSSSALTPNVKRLGLVSFLADISSEMLYPITPIFLTTVLGASVASVGVIEGFAEAIASLLKTYSGFWSDRIRRRKPFIWGGYLLAAVAKPLIGVSQVWGQVLFARGLDRTGKGLRTAPRDALLAESVPPHLRGAAFGWHRMMDTLGAAIGPLLAIVYLKYSSNLRFIYFLALIPGLLAVIAALRLKEERREQVAPSYHQTWASFFSLPKEFKHYLFSWTVFSLANSSDAFLLLRMQQAGIPLTETILLYCFYNLVYALASPYLGGLSDRVGRKRVLLFGLVIFALVYTGFAFATHESQFWVLFGVYGLYMAATDGVGKAFAIDLLNKDMKATAVGYLGTVTGISTLIASSVAGLLWDHYGSAATFAYGAVGAVLTVMTLIFLKVPRKTLL; from the coding sequence GTGTTAGAGAAAAAGGAAATTTCAGAAAACTCGTCGAGCGCACTCACTCCCAATGTGAAACGTCTTGGATTGGTTTCTTTTCTGGCGGATATCTCGAGTGAAATGCTGTATCCGATCACCCCCATTTTTTTGACGACGGTATTGGGTGCTTCTGTGGCCTCGGTGGGGGTGATTGAAGGTTTTGCCGAAGCCATCGCGAGTCTTTTAAAAACCTATTCAGGCTTTTGGTCTGATCGCATTCGTCGCCGTAAGCCTTTTATTTGGGGCGGCTATTTGTTAGCAGCCGTAGCCAAGCCTCTGATTGGGGTGTCTCAGGTGTGGGGGCAGGTTCTTTTTGCCAGAGGCCTGGATCGCACCGGTAAAGGATTGCGAACAGCGCCGAGGGATGCACTGTTGGCAGAGTCCGTGCCGCCTCACTTACGGGGAGCCGCCTTCGGATGGCACCGCATGATGGACACACTGGGGGCAGCCATCGGCCCATTGCTCGCGATAGTGTATTTAAAATACTCCAGCAATCTGCGCTTTATTTATTTCCTAGCGCTCATTCCAGGTCTTCTTGCCGTGATCGCTGCTCTTCGGCTCAAGGAGGAACGCCGAGAGCAAGTGGCGCCTTCTTATCATCAGACTTGGGCCTCATTTTTTTCTCTGCCAAAAGAGTTTAAGCATTATCTTTTTAGTTGGACTGTTTTTTCTTTGGCGAACTCCAGTGATGCCTTTCTTCTTTTAAGAATGCAGCAGGCGGGAATTCCTTTAACTGAAACCATTTTGCTCTATTGTTTCTATAATCTTGTGTATGCCTTGGCCAGTCCCTATCTGGGAGGCTTGTCAGATAGGGTTGGTAGAAAAAGAGTTTTGCTTTTTGGTTTGGTGATTTTTGCATTGGTATACACCGGCTTCGCATTTGCAACGCATGAATCTCAGTTTTGGGTTTTGTTTGGCGTTTATGGGCTCTATATGGCGGCGACCGATGGAGTCGGGAAGGCCTTTGCAATTGATCTTCTCAATAAAGACATGAAGGCCACCGCGGTCGGCTATCTCGGTACTGTCACAGGAATTTCCACCTTAATTGCGAGTTCTGTCGCAGGTCTTCTGTGGGATCATTATGGCTCGGCTGCTACGTTTGCTTACGGAGCGGTCGGTGCAGTCTTAACGGTGATGACTCTTATATTTTTGAAGGTCCCTAGAAAAACCTTGCTTTAG
- a CDS encoding TIGR02147 family protein: MKMELADFLKSQLTALQRKNSRISLRSFSRKIGISPGRVSEMLAGKRGLSEYYAEKIAHGLNLNEADQRKLFSMISIKARKNLLHQELLEKEIAMLSSWEHFAILNIMALDDFQSNESWIAMRLGLKPEQVRASLQILSDLSLISNKDGQFKRTPNRITTSEDVPSTALRKALRADIEKSLEVLEAVPPSIRDFSSMTMTIDPKKIKRAKRLITNFRDKMSMLLEKGPKSEVYNLNIQFYPMTIPQEDMK, translated from the coding sequence ATGAAAATGGAATTGGCCGATTTCTTAAAAAGTCAACTGACAGCTCTTCAGCGCAAAAACTCCCGCATTTCTCTCAGATCCTTTTCTAGAAAGATCGGTATATCACCGGGACGCGTGAGTGAAATGTTAGCGGGCAAAAGAGGACTGAGCGAGTACTACGCAGAGAAAATCGCCCATGGCCTCAATCTCAATGAGGCTGATCAGAGGAAACTTTTCTCTATGATCTCAATCAAAGCGAGAAAAAATCTATTACATCAAGAGCTGTTGGAAAAAGAAATTGCAATGCTGTCTTCTTGGGAACACTTCGCAATCTTGAACATCATGGCTTTGGATGATTTTCAATCCAATGAGAGCTGGATCGCCATGCGCCTCGGATTGAAACCTGAACAAGTCCGTGCCAGTCTTCAAATTCTTTCCGACCTTTCTTTGATATCCAATAAAGACGGACAATTCAAAAGAACTCCAAACAGAATCACGACTTCGGAGGACGTCCCAAGTACCGCGTTACGCAAAGCGCTTCGGGCCGACATCGAAAAATCTCTGGAAGTCCTGGAGGCAGTTCCACCTTCGATCAGGGATTTTAGCTCAATGACCATGACCATCGATCCAAAAAAAATAAAACGCGCGAAGAGGTTGATTACCAACTTCCGGGACAAAATGTCCATGCTCTTAGAAAAAGGTCCTAAGTCTGAAGTTTACAATTTGAATATTCAATTCTATCCCATGACAATCCCTCAAGAGGACATGAAATGA
- a CDS encoding MgtC/SapB family protein translates to MEESLKAFHFSELKNLVPDSLITIFVTLALSFLIGLEREEHAAGKYYFGGVRTFPIIGLCGYLMAQLTEGQPHLLVGGVLVLGALLWLSYRKKIELSSTAGMTTELSGLFTFLMGALIFQGQLWEATTLSVIVLLLLELKVALENLARKIPASEIYTFTRFLLISAVILPIVPNRSFTDLQLNPYYIWLIVVAISGLSYLAYVADYMLGTRRGIVLTAILGGIYSSTSTTVVLAKRSKEEKAHHVFSGAMVIASGFMYFRLVVLLLVFNLGLGQRLLGPFLVLGAVFALSGGLWVYLWKDKESLGQNLDISQRNPLELRAALIFALLFSVVSVLTVFALQNFGTSGVYVLSLLTGLTDIDPFLMSLSQSAGTVLSELTAAKGIVLAAASNNLMKGIYAALFGSRGVRQQGAVVLIVLGVLSLLALLFV, encoded by the coding sequence ATGGAAGAATCCCTTAAGGCATTCCATTTTTCCGAACTCAAGAATCTTGTTCCAGATTCGTTAATCACCATCTTTGTCACGTTGGCATTGTCATTTTTAATTGGGCTTGAAAGGGAAGAGCACGCTGCTGGGAAATATTACTTTGGAGGAGTTCGAACATTTCCAATAATAGGTTTATGCGGCTACTTAATGGCGCAACTGACAGAAGGGCAACCCCATCTTCTGGTGGGCGGTGTGCTGGTTCTCGGCGCTTTGTTGTGGTTGTCTTACCGAAAGAAGATCGAGTTGTCGTCCACGGCAGGAATGACGACAGAGCTTTCAGGCTTATTTACTTTTCTGATGGGTGCTTTAATATTCCAAGGTCAGCTTTGGGAGGCAACGACCTTGTCTGTCATCGTGCTTCTTTTGTTGGAGCTTAAGGTTGCCTTGGAGAATCTGGCACGCAAAATTCCAGCTTCCGAAATCTATACTTTCACACGATTTCTTCTGATTTCTGCAGTCATCCTGCCAATAGTACCGAATCGAAGTTTCACAGATCTGCAGCTAAATCCTTACTATATTTGGCTGATCGTGGTGGCTATCAGTGGACTTTCTTATTTGGCCTATGTGGCTGATTACATGCTAGGGACTCGACGGGGAATCGTGTTGACGGCCATCTTGGGTGGAATCTATTCGTCGACATCTACGACTGTCGTGTTGGCAAAACGGTCTAAAGAGGAAAAAGCACACCATGTGTTTTCAGGAGCGATGGTGATCGCATCCGGATTTATGTACTTCAGACTTGTTGTGCTTTTGTTGGTCTTTAATTTGGGTTTGGGACAGAGGCTGTTGGGGCCTTTCTTAGTTTTGGGTGCAGTTTTCGCTCTTTCTGGGGGGCTTTGGGTGTATTTGTGGAAAGATAAGGAAAGCCTTGGGCAGAACCTGGATATCAGCCAACGCAATCCCTTGGAGTTACGCGCAGCTTTGATTTTCGCCCTGCTATTTTCAGTGGTTAGCGTTTTGACGGTATTTGCTTTGCAAAATTTTGGTACGAGCGGTGTTTACGTGTTGTCGCTTTTAACAGGATTAACGGATATTGATCCTTTCCTGATGAGTTTGTCCCAAAGTGCTGGAACTGTTTTGAGTGAATTGACGGCAGCGAAAGGCATTGTCCTCGCAGCGGCCAGCAATAACTTGATGAAGGGAATCTATGCAGCCCTGTTCGGGAGTCGGGGCGTCAGGCAGCAAGGGGCCGTGGTCCTTATAGTATTGGGCGTTCTTAGTTTGTTGGCCCTGCTATTTGTGTGA
- a CDS encoding universal stress protein, translating to MANKETILLADDISDRSAKGRLRSRLIRDNATEFAKKLDCSIELFYVRNLNSSFFKKKDTRAFLDSFESIRESILKEFSKMNVPAKVKIQVGQPREEILKEIDFLEDPQMLILGTHGHKGVRKILLGSVAEEVIRSSRIPVFVLGPVAQEKKAVLKISPDMQILFLTDFSDSSLAAEEFVKTLCKKLGCSVLFLHNIGQQIMNIRQNLYGSGYIPFNMEKMFSQMTEDAQRELDRKTKAWAKQGFRATSILVEKEETLDKHFKKQIRAQTGLIVMGTHGRNKVVTSFLGSTARSILLESPLPVIVVRASHK from the coding sequence ATGGCGAATAAAGAAACAATACTTCTTGCCGATGATATTTCTGATCGTTCCGCCAAAGGCCGGCTTCGCTCCCGTTTAATTCGCGACAATGCGACGGAATTTGCCAAGAAGTTGGATTGTAGCATCGAGCTTTTTTACGTCAGAAACCTCAATTCATCCTTTTTTAAGAAAAAGGATACCCGCGCCTTCTTAGACTCTTTTGAATCCATTCGAGAATCGATTCTTAAAGAGTTTTCTAAAATGAATGTTCCTGCCAAGGTCAAAATTCAAGTTGGTCAACCAAGAGAGGAAATTCTTAAAGAGATAGACTTCCTTGAAGATCCCCAAATGTTGATCTTAGGCACTCATGGGCATAAAGGCGTTAGAAAAATACTTTTGGGAAGCGTCGCTGAAGAGGTCATTCGCAGCTCGCGAATTCCGGTCTTTGTCCTGGGACCGGTGGCGCAGGAAAAAAAGGCTGTTCTAAAAATCTCTCCAGATATGCAGATACTCTTTCTTACAGACTTCAGTGATTCGAGTCTTGCTGCGGAAGAATTCGTCAAAACTCTCTGCAAGAAGCTGGGCTGCTCCGTTCTTTTTCTGCATAACATTGGCCAGCAGATCATGAATATACGCCAAAATCTTTATGGCTCTGGATACATTCCATTCAATATGGAAAAGATGTTCAGTCAGATGACCGAAGACGCTCAGAGGGAATTGGATCGTAAAACCAAAGCCTGGGCCAAACAAGGATTCAGAGCCACTTCAATTCTAGTGGAAAAAGAAGAGACCCTGGATAAACACTTTAAGAAACAAATTCGCGCCCAAACAGGATTGATCGTCATGGGAACGCACGGGCGAAATAAAGTTGTCACCTCATTCCTGGGCAGCACGGCCAGAAGTATTCTGCTGGAATCCCCGCTGCCGGTGATAGTCGTGCGAGCCTCACACAAATAG
- a CDS encoding Hsp20/alpha crystallin family protein, which translates to MANIPDLFRSNRFASPFREIARMQQDMDRIMNELVGTSEKSLSQFSFSPTCEVSEQENSYQMKFDLPGVKKEQVKVEVDGSQLTIRAERKEEKEEKTKKKHLSEISYGEYVRSFTLPQPIDEKKVDAKFEDGVLLVTVPKTEASKARQISIH; encoded by the coding sequence ATGGCCAATATACCAGATCTATTTAGATCAAATCGCTTCGCCAGCCCATTTCGTGAAATTGCACGGATGCAGCAGGATATGGATCGCATCATGAATGAGCTAGTTGGTACGAGCGAGAAGAGCTTATCCCAATTCAGCTTTTCACCAACTTGTGAAGTGAGTGAACAGGAAAATAGCTATCAAATGAAGTTCGATCTTCCTGGTGTTAAGAAGGAGCAAGTTAAAGTTGAAGTAGACGGCAGTCAACTGACGATCCGTGCAGAACGTAAGGAAGAAAAGGAAGAAAAGACAAAAAAGAAACATCTGTCTGAAATTTCGTACGGCGAATATGTGCGAAGCTTTACTTTGCCTCAACCAATTGATGAAAAGAAAGTCGACGCGAAGTTCGAAGACGGAGTCTTGTTGGTGACGGTTCCTAAAACTGAGGCCAGCAAAGCAAGACAGATTTCCATTCATTAG
- a CDS encoding bacteriohemerythrin, whose amino-acid sequence MSDVYFKWDAAKLSTQVEAMDDEHMILINIMNQLYERHQAEASNEELLLIVKELVLWTGIHCEHEESYFATLPYLQADAHKKVHRDLLDRLKQYHDNFEKTGALDPMFFQFLKTWLTAHIMGIDSKYGEIAVRVLCLAK is encoded by the coding sequence ATGTCAGACGTTTACTTTAAGTGGGATGCTGCAAAGTTATCAACCCAAGTGGAAGCGATGGATGATGAGCACATGATACTCATCAATATAATGAATCAGTTGTATGAGCGCCATCAGGCTGAGGCCTCGAATGAAGAACTCTTATTGATTGTTAAAGAGCTTGTGTTGTGGACGGGGATTCACTGTGAACACGAAGAAAGCTACTTTGCAACGCTGCCATACTTACAAGCGGATGCTCATAAGAAAGTTCATCGTGATCTCCTTGATCGATTGAAGCAGTATCACGATAACTTCGAAAAGACTGGAGCTTTGGATCCCATGTTCTTTCAGTTTCTCAAGACTTGGCTTACCGCTCATATCATGGGTATTGATTCGAAATATGGTGAGATTGCAGTAAGAGTCCTTTGTCTTGCTAAGTAA
- a CDS encoding MerR family transcriptional regulator encodes MKITEALLDIDQVNQLTGLSHATLRNWEKRYGFPSPQRSQGGHRLFEVADIHKLREVVKLHKGGMKVREAIGQVIKGVAEVEVASGFQKNSQQTLSACLTQILEALYKYDVSTAEMHLSRLGLRLSETDLLEMVYPNLLMQVGHDWERGHINVAQEHFSWSFLRTRLLNFFKMVRSDMQQPKALLATPSGELHEGGLLILAAYLMLRGWDIYYLGVNLPMHDLKHSCMAIQPDIVCLSSICAENVKKNWVGIEDLEMPVAIGGACLHQLNLEELPVTSRVSLIGGDLSSSVAQMELVLHSAPQKLKLVV; translated from the coding sequence ATGAAGATCACTGAGGCACTTTTAGATATTGATCAAGTTAACCAACTGACGGGTCTTTCCCACGCGACTCTTCGTAACTGGGAGAAACGTTATGGTTTTCCCAGTCCTCAACGATCTCAAGGTGGACATCGTCTTTTCGAGGTCGCTGACATTCACAAATTGCGCGAAGTCGTGAAGTTGCACAAAGGTGGAATGAAGGTTCGTGAAGCTATTGGTCAGGTCATTAAAGGTGTTGCAGAAGTTGAAGTGGCATCGGGCTTCCAGAAAAATTCACAACAAACCTTAAGTGCGTGCCTCACACAAATTTTGGAGGCCCTGTATAAATATGATGTGTCAACCGCAGAAATGCATCTATCTAGATTGGGATTGCGATTGAGTGAAACCGATCTGTTGGAGATGGTCTATCCGAATCTTCTAATGCAGGTTGGACATGATTGGGAGCGCGGGCACATTAACGTCGCGCAAGAGCATTTCAGCTGGAGCTTCTTAAGGACACGCCTGTTGAATTTTTTTAAAATGGTACGAAGTGATATGCAACAACCGAAGGCTTTGTTGGCAACTCCCTCAGGAGAACTTCATGAAGGCGGGTTACTAATTCTCGCGGCATATCTGATGCTCAGAGGCTGGGATATTTACTATCTCGGCGTGAACCTGCCGATGCATGATCTCAAGCATTCTTGCATGGCGATTCAACCTGATATTGTGTGCTTGTCTTCTATATGCGCCGAGAATGTTAAGAAAAACTGGGTTGGAATCGAAGACCTTGAGATGCCAGTGGCTATAGGGGGAGCTTGTCTTCATCAATTGAACCTTGAAGAGCTTCCGGTGACCTCAAGAGTTTCTTTGATCGGAGGAGATCTTTCATCGTCGGTAGCGCAGATGGAGCTGGTACTGCATTCAGCACCGCAAAAATTGAAATTAGTTGTTTAA